In the genome of Candoia aspera isolate rCanAsp1 chromosome 1, rCanAsp1.hap2, whole genome shotgun sequence, one region contains:
- the COMMD9 gene encoding COMM domain-containing protein 9, whose translation MAALDREGFASLQFLLKAPSKNVVRQLCQECFSSSGNGLEKLTESTCSNLSITPNEANQLIHSLHNLTRHIVYHGLTSQEEILSLFPEGFHQNLKNLVTKIILENVSAWRNEAQASQITLPRLVDMDWRVDIKTSSDNVSKMAVPTCLLQLKIQEDAGLCGNDFETSALTVELNKQTLDTMLDGLGRIRDQLSAIANK comes from the exons ATGGCTGCATTGGATAGGGAAGGGTTTGCCTCGCTTCAGTTTTTACTGAAA GCTCCTTCAAAGAATGTTGTTCGGCAGTTATGCCAAGAGTGCTTTTCTAGTTCAGGAAATGGCTTGGAAAAGCTCACTGAAAGCACCTGTTCCAATCTCTCAATAACTCCCAATGAAGCTAATCAG TTAATCCATTCTTTGCACAACCTTACAAGGCACATCGTTTACCATGGCCTAACGTCGCAAgaagaaattctctctctctttccagaaGGATTTCACCAGAATCTTAAAAACCTTGTGACCAAGATAATTCTGGAAAATGT ctCTGCCTGGAGAAATGAAGCACAGGCCAGTCAAA TTACCCTCCCCAGGCTAGTAGATATGGATTGGAGAGTGGACATCAAGACATCTTCAGACAATGTCAGCAAAATGGCTGTTCCTACCTGCCTGCTACAACTGAAG ATTCAGGAAGATGCTGGCTTGTGTGGGAATGACTTTGAAACTTCTGCATTAACAGTAGAgctgaacaaacaaacattggACACTATGCTGGATGGTCTAGGAAGGATTCGGGATCAACTTTCTgctattgcaaataaataa